The Thermovenabulum gondwanense genome contains a region encoding:
- a CDS encoding DUF1659 domain-containing protein has protein sequence MVNVTPINAVLEIHVETGLDDQGKPVVKTRSFRNLKTDAQDQDVMDVAKALAALQSYSLKAVRKTLEVELSEV, from the coding sequence ATGGTGAACGTAACTCCTATCAACGCGGTTCTGGAAATCCATGTGGAAACCGGCCTTGACGATCAGGGAAAGCCGGTGGTGAAAACCAGGTCTTTCAGAAATCTCAAAACCGATGCTCAGGACCAGGATGTAATGGATGTAGCCAAAGCCTTAGCCGCCTTACAATCGTACTCGCTAAAGGCGGTAAGAAAGACCTTAGAAGTAGAACTAAGCGAAGTTTAA
- a CDS encoding ATP-binding protein: MFIGREEELGTLNRLYKEDKFQFVVVYGRRRVGKTTLLKEFCKDKPAIFYVAEEYNDKMALQSFSEKILSFFGLSGFISSFESWEKAFLFLAERAKERRILLVIDEFPYIVNANKAIPSLLQNLIDHSLKNTKLFLIICGSSVSFIEKEILSYKSPLYGRRTAQMMIEPFNFFESRKFCPNFNFEDQVTAYGILGGIPQYLNNFDDAKGIYENIKEKILDKVSYLYEEPKLLLKQEVREPAMYNSIIEAIASGSSKLNEIATRVGTDTDKCAKYISTLVDLKIIEKLSPAEIKEKSRKSIYKIKDNFFRFWYRFVFPNKDLIEMGLSEEVVENKIKPYISEYLGGVYEEICTDYLKILNKNRKLPFIFEKIGKWWGNNPFKKREEEIDIVAFDKNNILLCECKWKNSKMDKDALDSLIEKSMLFNYGKKYYFLFSKSGFTEELVKYAGSVNNVFWIKNDEIII, from the coding sequence ATGTTTATAGGCCGGGAAGAAGAATTAGGTACATTAAACAGGTTATATAAAGAAGATAAATTCCAATTTGTTGTAGTATATGGAAGAAGAAGAGTAGGAAAAACAACTTTACTTAAAGAATTTTGCAAGGATAAACCTGCTATCTTTTATGTGGCTGAAGAGTACAATGACAAAATGGCCCTTCAGTCCTTTTCGGAAAAAATCCTCTCATTTTTTGGATTAAGCGGCTTTATTAGCTCTTTTGAATCCTGGGAAAAGGCATTTCTTTTTTTAGCAGAACGAGCAAAAGAAAGGCGAATATTGCTGGTTATAGATGAATTCCCTTATATTGTAAATGCAAATAAGGCCATACCTTCTCTTCTACAAAATCTTATAGATCATAGCTTAAAAAATACCAAGCTGTTTTTGATTATCTGCGGTTCATCCGTAAGTTTCATTGAGAAAGAAATTTTAAGCTATAAAAGCCCTCTTTACGGTCGCAGAACAGCTCAAATGATGATAGAACCCTTTAATTTCTTCGAAAGCAGAAAATTTTGCCCAAATTTCAATTTTGAAGATCAAGTAACTGCTTACGGAATACTGGGTGGTATTCCTCAATATTTGAACAACTTCGATGATGCAAAAGGAATTTATGAAAATATTAAAGAAAAAATTTTAGATAAAGTATCCTATCTATATGAGGAACCAAAGCTCCTTCTGAAACAGGAAGTAAGGGAACCGGCGATGTACAACTCAATAATAGAAGCCATTGCCAGCGGCAGCAGCAAATTAAATGAAATAGCCACAAGGGTAGGAACGGATACGGATAAATGTGCTAAATATATTTCTACATTAGTTGATTTAAAAATAATTGAAAAATTATCTCCCGCTGAAATAAAAGAAAAAAGCAGAAAAAGCATATATAAAATTAAGGATAACTTTTTTAGATTCTGGTACAGATTTGTGTTCCCGAATAAAGACCTCATTGAAATGGGGCTTTCGGAGGAAGTTGTTGAAAATAAAATAAAGCCCTATATTAGTGAATACTTGGGCGGGGTTTATGAAGAAATTTGCACGGACTATCTTAAGATATTGAATAAAAATAGAAAACTGCCTTTCATATTTGAAAAAATAGGCAAATGGTGGGGTAATAATCCTTTTAAAAAGCGTGAAGAAGAGATAGACATAGTGGCTTTTGATAAAAATAATATATTACTTTGTGAATGTAAATGGAAAAATTCAAAAATGGATAAAGACGCCCTGGATAGCCTAATTGAAAAGAGCATGTTATTCAACTACGGCAAAAAATATTATTTTTTGTTTTCAAAAAGCGGTTTTACAGAAGAATTGGTTAAATATGCAGGTAGTGTTAATAATGTGTTTTGGATAAAAAATGATGAGATAATTATCTAA
- a CDS encoding Wadjet anti-phage system protein JetA family protein: MAFFDKIPENLFSVLSSKNKHIYVECLFIIFKAYREEVLLRKDDLVERLKSFLEVSNFSPEGEEEELPEDNNLSSIAHFILRKLEKTGWIYRDYAENFFEELIYLHDYSIKILNTLYEIQYQEKKDYNSFVHSAYNNLKNQDVERSEDAIFALLEAHKKTRELIDELKSLLNNLRKYHQMLYEKEEVREILKEHFDEFKELIDDRIYHPLKTFDSIPRYKTPIINILNSWLTDREMMDLLVKSSLKRRIYKDEGEAISKITGMINDILEIYYKIDLLLYEIDKKRASYTRASVERMQYLLNADLSIKGKIVEILKALPERENIYEAVNKNINIFLQNYIDENSLYIKKPERKIPDDKFIKIPEIGDDASDFEREMDFLKERLKNSFTRQKIYKFFKELLKGKSEILSKDIKLENDEEFIMLILGVFMHDEKGSFYDVVFEKGSVFVNGYKIPQMRIKKKV, encoded by the coding sequence ATGGCCTTTTTCGACAAAATACCCGAAAACCTATTTTCAGTGCTTTCATCGAAAAATAAACATATTTATGTAGAATGCCTTTTTATAATCTTTAAGGCTTACAGGGAGGAAGTGCTGTTAAGAAAGGACGACCTTGTGGAAAGGTTAAAGAGCTTTCTCGAGGTTTCCAACTTTTCACCCGAAGGTGAGGAAGAAGAACTTCCCGAGGATAACAATCTTTCCTCCATTGCCCATTTTATATTGAGGAAGCTTGAAAAAACCGGGTGGATTTATAGGGATTACGCTGAAAATTTTTTTGAAGAACTGATATACCTTCACGACTACTCTATTAAAATCTTAAATACCCTTTATGAAATACAATATCAAGAGAAAAAAGATTACAATTCCTTTGTCCACTCGGCATACAATAACTTAAAAAATCAGGATGTGGAAAGAAGCGAAGATGCCATTTTTGCCCTTTTGGAAGCCCACAAAAAGACAAGAGAGCTTATAGATGAACTGAAAAGCCTTTTAAACAACCTGAGGAAATACCATCAGATGCTGTATGAAAAGGAAGAGGTAAGGGAGATTCTAAAAGAGCACTTCGACGAATTTAAAGAACTGATAGATGACAGGATATACCACCCTTTAAAGACCTTCGACTCCATTCCCCGGTATAAAACCCCCATAATTAATATATTGAACTCATGGCTTACCGACAGGGAGATGATGGACCTCCTTGTAAAATCATCGCTAAAAAGAAGGATATACAAAGACGAAGGAGAGGCTATTTCAAAAATAACGGGAATGATAAACGATATTTTGGAAATTTACTATAAAATCGACCTTTTGCTTTACGAAATAGACAAGAAAAGGGCTTCATACACCAGGGCTTCGGTGGAAAGGATGCAGTACCTCTTAAATGCGGATTTAAGCATTAAGGGGAAAATTGTTGAGATATTAAAAGCCCTGCCCGAAAGGGAAAACATATACGAAGCAGTGAATAAAAATATCAACATATTTTTACAAAATTACATCGACGAAAATTCCCTTTACATTAAAAAGCCTGAGAGGAAAATACCCGACGATAAATTTATTAAAATACCCGAAATCGGCGATGATGCAAGCGATTTTGAAAGGGAAATGGACTTTTTAAAGGAGAGGCTAAAAAACAGTTTCACACGCCAGAAAATCTATAAATTTTTTAAAGAGCTTTTAAAAGGGAAAAGCGAAATTCTATCAAAGGATATAAAGCTTGAAAACGATGAAGAATTCATAATGCTCATCCTCGGGGTATTCATGCACGACGAAAAGGGCTCCTTTTACGATGTGGTGTTCGAAAAGGGAAGTGTTTTCGTAAATGGGTATAAAATCCCGCAAATGAGGATAAAAAAGAAGGTGTAA
- a CDS encoding DUF2922 domain-containing protein, which translates to MTSNLELSFQNSAGKTVRFTLPEPKQDLTPENVQNAMNLIILKNIFSTSGGDLVKVLGARIVVRDVIEVIPTA; encoded by the coding sequence ATGACCAGTAATTTGGAGCTATCCTTTCAGAATTCTGCCGGCAAAACCGTAAGATTTACCCTGCCCGAGCCCAAGCAGGACCTTACTCCTGAAAACGTTCAAAATGCAATGAACCTGATAATTTTAAAAAACATCTTTTCTACCTCGGGAGGAGATTTAGTAAAGGTACTGGGAGCGCGGATAGTGGTAAGGGATGTCATCGAAGTTATACCAACGGCATAA
- a CDS encoding peptidoglycan recognition protein family protein, whose translation MDRLYPRFIVLHHTAGSDMSALEINRIHAKRGFGVKITSPDYLVKEYIEKGYPATSDGGVIISIGYHYLIRADGKVEPGRPDFAPGAHCSAGEMNVRSIGIAVTGNFSSKDNPDGKKGHMKPTDAQIKALKELLIYLMDVYKIPKTGILRHKDVVGAATECPGDRFDFNIFSLA comes from the coding sequence ATGGATAGGCTTTACCCACGCTTTATCGTTTTGCACCATACTGCCGGGTCTGACATGTCGGCACTGGAAATTAACAGAATCCACGCAAAAAGAGGTTTCGGTGTGAAAATTACTTCTCCGGATTACCTGGTCAAGGAATATATTGAAAAAGGCTACCCGGCTACTTCCGATGGAGGAGTGATAATCAGTATTGGATATCATTACCTCATCAGGGCGGATGGCAAAGTAGAGCCGGGAAGGCCGGATTTTGCTCCAGGAGCTCACTGCAGTGCTGGCGAAATGAATGTTAGGTCCATCGGGATTGCGGTTACCGGAAATTTTTCCTCAAAGGATAATCCTGACGGCAAAAAAGGACACATGAAGCCCACCGATGCCCAGATAAAGGCCTTAAAAGAGCTCCTGATATACCTGATGGATGTTTATAAAATCCCGAAAACAGGAATATTGCGGCATAAGGATGTGGTGGGGGCGGCTACCGAATGTCCGGGCGATCGGTTCGATTTTAATATTTTTTCCCTTGCTTAA
- a CDS encoding Uma2 family endonuclease gives MSLEWAEINKEYTYKDYLKFPDDKRVEIIEGRIYDMSPSPSRIHQKVVMELAFSIENYLRTSKMPCEVYIAPFDVIFIEENQEIEESKSIVQPDIFVVCDKAKLTERGCMGSPDLIIEVVSPNNSSHDYIRKLHLYNRFKVKEYWIVNPQTRDILVYRLNVEGEFGHPEYYTFSDKVKVRIFKDFEVDFNFIKDRLTQ, from the coding sequence ATGTCTTTAGAATGGGCAGAAATTAATAAGGAATATACCTATAAAGATTATTTAAAATTTCCCGATGACAAAAGGGTAGAAATAATTGAAGGCCGCATTTACGACATGTCACCCTCGCCTTCAAGGATTCATCAGAAAGTGGTAATGGAACTTGCATTTTCTATCGAAAACTACCTGAGAACTTCAAAAATGCCCTGCGAAGTCTATATCGCTCCATTTGACGTAATCTTTATTGAGGAAAATCAAGAGATAGAAGAATCAAAAAGCATAGTGCAGCCCGATATTTTCGTAGTCTGCGACAAAGCCAAATTGACAGAAAGGGGATGCATGGGGAGCCCCGATTTGATAATCGAGGTGGTTTCACCGAATAACTCCTCCCATGATTATATCAGAAAACTTCATCTATATAACCGCTTTAAGGTAAAAGAGTACTGGATAGTAAATCCGCAAACCAGGGACATTCTCGTCTACAGGCTTAATGTGGAAGGTGAATTCGGTCACCCGGAGTATTATACCTTTTCCGATAAAGTAAAGGTGCGGATTTTTAAAGATTTTGAGGTAGATTTTAACTTTATAAAAGATAGACTGACTCAATAA
- a CDS encoding YvrJ family protein — MEGLVAQVANVGFPIVVSIYLLVRIESKMESLTSSIFELAKVIEGIKEQKN, encoded by the coding sequence ATGGAAGGACTGGTGGCTCAGGTAGCCAATGTGGGGTTTCCCATAGTTGTCTCAATCTACCTTCTCGTAAGGATTGAGTCAAAAATGGAGAGCCTCACATCGAGCATTTTCGAGCTGGCCAAAGTTATAGAGGGAATAAAGGAACAAAAAAATTAA
- a CDS encoding ATP-binding protein has protein sequence MKLLKKLLLINWHYIYHEIIEFEIINFLTGKNGAGKSTIIDALQVLILGDTKGDFFNKAANDKSKRTLKSYLRGEIADDGEGGFVVLRSGNFTSYIAGEFYDTVKKTSFSYGVAFDVYEDGEINHKFFYLDFALPENQFVMGGFPLNIRNLRTYFNSKYKERYKIFDSNREYQIHFITKMGSLNEKFYRVFRKSVPFSPIIDIENFISEYVCDVQNKIDISSMQENLRYYKELEYQAEQVKKRVQTLKEIEELFESFLNEEKRLKEQEYLIKRAEVEKKKNEIQDLQKAISEKENTIKEKEQHRLSLEEKLKALEGQREALIKEKYSLQAYQKKEMLEREEKSLLENIKGKKASISSFLEFLSRLLKNWEKTVEDFSTFAEEEFGENLALNIKKGIQGLKALSFENVESIKEEDLSLLKELTFEFKNKIEKLYFSLEQEKSALEALLLELRSEIENLKKGIKPYDKKLLELKSEIETALKNKYRRDVKVEILADLIEVKDKKWHNAVEAYLHTQKFYLITEPRYFVDALKIYDEQKFKKGFYDIGLVDTGKLERQSIKVEKNSLAFEVVTENRYARLFVDYILGRVVKCERVEELRNYATAITPDCMLYQNYVARQLSPERYRTPYIGKKSLEKLLEVKLAEKDEKEGLLNKIKEKYDTLSKIKNIEPVTEIFIENAKSAKKEKQDYISLKEALERVRRELSSLDLSKILEIDEKIQKTESEMENIKREREKITGEINKINSEIQVDNYRLKEVEKELNEKQKEIELSFEHEFVKETGEPRFLRELENRKLPENIISAFLSQVARTRSQKEIKWSKLINKRSDYNREYKMPYDISSPDNGEYKKELERLLNTELPLYEEKIKDAKEKARMQFQDDFISKLKQNIDTVYAQIEELNTALKQFSFGKDRYKFEVKPNPAYRKFYEMIMDGMLLEGYTIFSIEFQNKHRDALEELFNQIVYVGEQNLSVDERARLEDNIQKFTDYRTYLNFDLVVTDEQGRESRLSRTLLKKSGGETQTPFYISILASFGRIYRMGNMYRENNTLRLIIFDEAFSKMDHQRVQESIKLLRNMGFQAIISAPTEKIQDIATLVDRNLCVIRSKNRTIVRAFDPREVLEEGDVSIGL, from the coding sequence TTGAAGCTTTTAAAAAAACTTTTGCTTATCAACTGGCATTACATTTACCATGAAATAATCGAATTTGAAATTATAAATTTCCTCACCGGGAAAAACGGTGCCGGAAAATCCACGATAATAGACGCTTTACAGGTGCTCATACTTGGTGATACAAAAGGAGACTTTTTCAACAAAGCTGCCAACGATAAATCCAAAAGGACTTTGAAAAGCTACCTAAGGGGAGAAATTGCCGACGACGGTGAAGGCGGCTTTGTAGTTTTAAGAAGCGGCAATTTTACGAGCTACATAGCGGGAGAATTTTACGATACGGTGAAAAAAACGAGCTTTTCTTACGGAGTTGCATTTGACGTTTACGAGGATGGAGAAATTAACCATAAGTTTTTTTATTTGGACTTTGCATTACCCGAAAATCAATTCGTAATGGGAGGCTTTCCTTTAAATATAAGGAATTTAAGGACATACTTTAACTCTAAATACAAAGAAAGGTATAAAATCTTCGATTCCAATCGGGAGTACCAGATTCACTTTATAACAAAAATGGGGAGTTTGAACGAAAAATTTTACAGGGTTTTTAGAAAATCCGTCCCCTTTTCTCCTATTATCGATATAGAAAATTTCATAAGCGAGTACGTCTGCGATGTGCAAAATAAGATAGATATTTCCAGTATGCAGGAAAACCTGAGGTATTATAAAGAGCTGGAGTACCAGGCCGAGCAGGTTAAAAAAAGGGTTCAAACATTAAAGGAAATAGAAGAGCTTTTTGAAAGCTTTTTAAACGAAGAAAAAAGGTTAAAAGAGCAGGAATACCTCATAAAAAGAGCTGAAGTGGAAAAGAAGAAGAACGAAATACAGGATTTACAAAAGGCGATAAGTGAAAAAGAGAATACAATAAAAGAAAAAGAACAGCATAGGCTTTCCCTTGAGGAAAAGTTAAAAGCCCTCGAAGGACAGAGGGAAGCACTTATAAAGGAAAAATACAGCTTACAGGCCTACCAGAAAAAGGAAATGCTTGAAAGGGAAGAAAAAAGCTTATTAGAAAATATCAAAGGCAAAAAGGCAAGCATATCAAGCTTTTTGGAATTCCTTTCAAGGCTTTTAAAAAATTGGGAAAAGACCGTTGAAGATTTCTCTACCTTTGCAGAAGAAGAGTTTGGTGAAAATTTAGCCTTAAATATAAAAAAAGGTATACAGGGACTAAAAGCCCTTTCCTTTGAAAATGTAGAAAGTATAAAGGAAGAAGATTTGTCCCTTTTAAAAGAGCTCACTTTTGAATTTAAAAATAAGATTGAAAAACTATACTTTTCTTTAGAACAGGAAAAATCTGCTCTGGAAGCCCTTCTTTTAGAACTGAGAAGTGAAATTGAAAACCTTAAAAAGGGAATAAAGCCCTATGACAAAAAGCTTTTAGAACTAAAAAGCGAAATAGAGACGGCTTTAAAAAATAAATATAGAAGGGATGTCAAGGTTGAAATACTGGCAGACCTTATAGAGGTAAAGGATAAAAAATGGCATAATGCCGTTGAGGCATACCTTCACACCCAGAAGTTTTACCTTATTACGGAGCCGAGGTATTTTGTCGATGCCCTAAAAATTTACGATGAACAAAAGTTTAAAAAAGGTTTTTACGACATAGGGCTTGTGGATACGGGGAAACTGGAAAGGCAAAGCATCAAGGTAGAAAAAAATAGCCTTGCCTTTGAAGTAGTGACCGAGAATAGATACGCCCGCCTTTTTGTGGACTACATCCTGGGCAGGGTAGTAAAATGCGAAAGGGTAGAAGAATTAAGGAATTACGCTACTGCCATTACTCCCGATTGCATGCTGTATCAAAATTACGTTGCAAGGCAGCTCAGTCCCGAAAGGTACAGGACCCCCTATATAGGTAAAAAGTCCTTAGAAAAACTATTAGAGGTAAAATTGGCCGAAAAAGATGAAAAGGAAGGGCTTTTGAATAAGATAAAGGAAAAATACGATACCTTAAGCAAAATAAAAAATATAGAGCCCGTAACGGAGATTTTTATAGAGAATGCAAAAAGCGCAAAGAAGGAAAAGCAAGATTATATTTCCTTAAAAGAGGCTCTGGAAAGGGTAAGAAGGGAGCTTTCAAGCCTTGACCTTTCAAAAATTTTAGAAATAGATGAAAAAATACAAAAAACGGAAAGTGAAATGGAAAATATAAAAAGGGAAAGGGAAAAAATTACCGGCGAAATAAACAAAATAAATTCCGAAATTCAGGTGGATAACTACAGGTTAAAGGAAGTTGAAAAAGAGCTTAATGAAAAACAAAAGGAGATAGAACTTTCCTTTGAACACGAATTTGTAAAGGAAACGGGTGAGCCAAGATTTTTAAGGGAGCTTGAAAACCGAAAACTTCCCGAAAACATTATAAGCGCCTTTTTAAGCCAGGTGGCAAGGACGAGGAGCCAGAAGGAAATAAAGTGGAGCAAGCTAATAAACAAAAGGTCGGACTACAACAGGGAGTACAAAATGCCCTACGATATATCGTCCCCCGATAACGGCGAATACAAAAAGGAACTGGAAAGGCTTTTGAATACCGAACTTCCTTTATACGAGGAAAAAATAAAGGATGCTAAGGAAAAGGCGAGGATGCAGTTTCAGGACGACTTTATCAGTAAGCTAAAGCAAAACATCGATACCGTTTACGCTCAGATAGAGGAACTAAATACCGCCTTAAAGCAGTTTTCCTTCGGAAAGGATAGATACAAATTCGAGGTAAAGCCCAATCCCGCTTACAGAAAATTTTACGAGATGATAATGGACGGGATGCTGCTTGAGGGATACACCATATTTTCCATAGAATTTCAAAACAAACACCGGGACGCTTTAGAAGAGCTTTTCAACCAGATAGTCTACGTGGGTGAACAAAACCTTTCCGTCGACGAGAGGGCAAGGCTTGAGGATAACATTCAAAAATTCACCGACTACAGGACGTATCTAAACTTTGACCTCGTAGTCACCGATGAACAGGGTAGGGAATCGAGGCTTTCCAGGACCCTGCTTAAAAAATCAGGAGGCGAGACCCAGACCCCCTTTTACATCTCCATCCTTGCATCCTTC
- a CDS encoding DUF4194 domain-containing protein has product MWYEEYENLSDADKREFTRLVNFLLSHNFILREKFDTKLMGLRINPDYRFIERHFEIFTNYLSIAGWELQKDNNYGVISLYNRFELNRARLKKFDTLVLFALRLLYEEEREKLSLRKEVIVTKGDVVKKLLNIGVIDKKPAERDLKDALNFFKNYQIIEKMDNAADEYESKIIIYPTILFIITNEKINSIYNMLGEDFSDEENDLAEEE; this is encoded by the coding sequence ATGTGGTATGAAGAATATGAAAATTTAAGCGATGCCGATAAAAGGGAGTTTACAAGGCTCGTCAACTTTTTGCTTTCTCACAATTTTATATTAAGGGAAAAATTCGATACAAAATTAATGGGCCTCAGGATAAACCCGGACTATAGATTTATCGAGCGCCACTTTGAGATTTTTACGAACTACCTTTCCATTGCCGGATGGGAACTGCAAAAGGACAATAATTACGGGGTGATATCTCTTTACAACAGGTTTGAACTAAACAGGGCGAGATTGAAGAAATTCGACACCCTGGTGCTCTTTGCATTAAGGCTTTTATACGAGGAAGAAAGGGAAAAGCTGTCTTTAAGGAAAGAGGTAATAGTGACCAAGGGGGATGTTGTAAAAAAACTTTTAAACATAGGTGTTATAGATAAAAAACCGGCTGAAAGGGACTTAAAGGATGCGCTGAATTTTTTCAAAAATTATCAGATAATAGAAAAAATGGATAATGCAGCGGACGAATACGAGAGCAAAATAATAATTTACCCTACCATTTTGTTTATTATTACCAATGAAAAGATAAACTCAATTTACAACATGCTGGGCGAAGATTTTTCCGATGAAGAAAACGACCTTGCGGAGGAGGAATAA
- a CDS encoding methyl-accepting chemotaxis protein, producing MKSIKTKMILLFTLIIFIGMAALSFAGYYFARESLTGEVEKALVNISYEVSKTIAQRIEHRLTLLSTVSMDEKVRDAGTPMAEKVEIVKRKMGDTDFKTVGITLENGDLYLNNGKVINVSDREYFKKALSGQRVVTEPLISRDDGSIVVVYAVPLKDLSGRISGAVIGTVDAKKLSNIISDVKYGETGYGIIFSGDGTIIAHKDFQRVQNRENYIEMARTKPEYAELAGIIQRAVSEKSMGFGKYTFEGQKKYLGYCYMPDTGWIIGVNVLESEILGSVGILRKTLLFISAIFLILAALITYFVSRSISNPIIEIVQYIKNLSGGDYSRKLPERFLRYKDEIGELSHAVEILRENVCIVVKNMKENASRLLNSSESLSAAAEEIAASSAEVAKTIQEVSVGTTNQASDSQEIVALIKNITDNIDNVYRKLKAVKESSENAQEKTDEGKNVLDGLIRSIENIRKAFEEVTSRVKNLISSVSQVGEINEIINGIAEQTNLLALNAAIEAARAGEVGRGFAVVASEIRKLAEETKSSSVRIKKLINDIGKETEEVSSTSGRVYDMLNSQVSAVKDTLTSFDNILSSISNIAPLINDTYFALDETVKSKDTVLSKAESITSVVEEISASAEEVSASAQELSASTEEIAATAQNLTDIAREMTESVNKFKVE from the coding sequence ATGAAAAGCATAAAAACAAAGATGATTTTGCTTTTCACGCTTATCATTTTTATCGGAATGGCAGCCCTCTCCTTTGCCGGTTATTATTTTGCCAGGGAATCCCTCACCGGGGAAGTGGAAAAAGCCCTTGTAAATATTTCGTATGAAGTGTCAAAGACGATAGCCCAGAGAATAGAGCACAGGTTAACATTACTCTCAACTGTCTCAATGGATGAAAAAGTAAGGGATGCTGGTACACCAATGGCAGAAAAAGTTGAAATAGTAAAAAGAAAAATGGGAGATACGGACTTTAAAACGGTGGGTATAACTTTAGAAAATGGAGATTTATATTTAAATAATGGAAAAGTAATAAACGTATCCGACAGAGAATATTTTAAAAAAGCCCTCTCGGGGCAAAGGGTGGTAACCGAACCTTTAATTAGCAGGGATGACGGTTCCATTGTAGTGGTTTATGCCGTGCCGCTGAAGGATTTATCGGGCAGGATATCCGGAGCGGTAATAGGAACGGTGGATGCCAAAAAGCTTTCAAATATTATTTCCGATGTAAAATACGGAGAAACGGGATACGGAATAATATTTTCCGGGGATGGGACAATAATAGCTCATAAGGATTTTCAAAGGGTGCAAAACAGGGAAAACTACATTGAAATGGCTAGAACAAAGCCCGAATACGCCGAACTGGCAGGTATTATTCAAAGAGCTGTTTCCGAAAAATCCATGGGATTTGGCAAATACACCTTTGAGGGACAGAAAAAATACTTGGGATATTGCTATATGCCCGATACGGGCTGGATAATTGGAGTTAATGTCCTGGAATCTGAAATTCTTGGTTCCGTAGGAATTTTAAGGAAAACACTCCTCTTTATTTCCGCGATATTTTTGATATTGGCTGCTCTGATTACATATTTTGTAAGCCGGAGCATTTCAAATCCGATAATTGAAATTGTGCAGTATATAAAAAATTTATCCGGCGGAGATTATTCCAGGAAACTACCGGAAAGATTTTTAAGGTATAAAGATGAGATTGGAGAACTTTCCCATGCAGTAGAAATATTGAGAGAAAATGTCTGCATAGTTGTAAAAAATATGAAGGAAAACGCATCCCGGCTGCTTAACAGCTCCGAATCTTTAAGTGCCGCAGCAGAAGAGATCGCGGCATCTTCGGCAGAAGTGGCAAAAACCATTCAGGAGGTTTCGGTAGGCACCACAAATCAGGCTTCGGATAGTCAGGAAATTGTGGCACTAATAAAAAACATTACCGATAATATTGATAATGTGTACAGGAAATTGAAGGCCGTAAAAGAAAGCTCTGAAAACGCTCAGGAAAAAACAGATGAAGGTAAGAATGTACTGGATGGATTGATACGGAGCATAGAAAATATAAGAAAGGCTTTCGAAGAAGTGACATCCAGGGTAAAAAATCTGATTTCTTCGGTCTCTCAGGTGGGAGAAATAAACGAAATTATTAACGGAATTGCGGAACAGACAAATTTACTGGCGTTAAATGCAGCAATCGAGGCTGCAAGGGCGGGAGAAGTAGGAAGAGGTTTTGCAGTAGTAGCTTCGGAAATAAGGAAGCTGGCAGAAGAAACCAAATCCTCATCGGTGAGAATTAAAAAATTAATAAACGATATAGGAAAGGAAACAGAAGAAGTATCCAGCACTTCCGGTCGGGTGTACGATATGCTGAATTCCCAGGTATCAGCAGTAAAGGATACTTTGACATCCTTCGATAACATACTTAGCTCTATCAGCAATATCGCACCTCTAATAAACGATACTTATTTCGCTTTAGATGAAACCGTGAAATCCAAGGATACGGTGCTGTCAAAGGCTGAAAGCATAACTTCGGTGGTTGAAGAAATATCCGCTTCAGCCGAGGAGGTCTCAGCCTCGGCACAAGAGTTGAGCGCCAGCACTGAAGAAATAGCGGCTACCGCCCAAAACCTTACCGACATTGCCCGGGAAATGACCGAATCGGTGAATAAGTTTAAAGTGGAGTAA